From the Phoenix dactylifera cultivar Barhee BC4 chromosome 10, palm_55x_up_171113_PBpolish2nd_filt_p, whole genome shotgun sequence genome, one window contains:
- the LOC103703115 gene encoding small RNA-binding protein 11, chloroplastic-like, protein MAALRGAWRPLSNGRVLFGKPNSNGRAPLLLPSQLVSFRGIASKLFVGGISFYTTEEALSEAFSQYGQVIEAKIIMDRASERSKGFGFVTFASEDEAKTARTEMNGKVLNGRVIFVDNAKAKLRFNDPLPVARGPPEPSGNK, encoded by the exons ATGGCGGCTTTGAGAGGCGCATGGCGTCCCTTGAGCAATGGACGCGTTCTTTTCGGGAAGCCTAACAGTAACGGTAGAGCTCCTCTACTTCTTCCTTCCCAGCTCGTCTCCTTCAGAGGAATTGCCTCCAAGCTCTTCGTCGGAG GTATTTCATTCTACACAACAGAGGAAGCCTTATCCGAAGCATTTTCACAATATGGCCAAGTGATTGAAG CCAAAATAATCATGGACAGAGCCTCTGAGAGATCAAAAGGATTTGGATTTGTAACATTTGCCTCAGAAGATGAAGCTAAAACGGCCCGCACAGAAATGAATGGCAAG GTTTTAAACGGGCGGGTTATCTTTGTTGACAATGCAAAAGCCAAGCTACGTTTCAATGACCCTCTTCCTGTTGCAAGAGGACCACCTGAACCATCTggaaataaataa